CGGCGTTCCCGGAGCTGCCGTTCGTGTGGACGTTCAAGGAGGCCCCGCAGCGCAGCGTCGTCCGCGGTGAGTGGCCGCTGCTGGCCGACCTGGTGACCCGGGCATCGGCGTCCCTGTTCGCCACCGAGGAGGAGCACGACTGGTTCGCCCTCGCGCTGGCCGGCCGGGTCGACCCCGACCGGCTCGGCGTGCTCGACGGCGACCTGCCCAAGCGCGACTGGCTGGACGCGCCGCTGTCGGCGAAGCTGTCCGACCGCGACGGGCAGCCGCACACCGTCGTCGCCGGCCGGCCCGCCGGGCTGGACCTGGACCTCGTGCTGGCGCTGGCCCGCCGCGGAGTGCACGTGCACCTGCACGGGCAGAAGCGGGCGCCCGGGCCGACGGGGTCCTGGACCGGCTGGCTGGACGCCGCGCTGGCCGCCGCGCCGGGGTTCGTGCACGTGCACCCCGCGGTGGGTCCGGAGGAGTGGGTGGGGGTGCTGTCGCGCTACGACGCCGGCTGGCTGCACCGCTTCGACAGCGCCAACGGTGGCGACCTGCGGCGGGCGACGTGGGACGACCTCAACTCCCCCGCGCGGCTGCCGGTGTACCTGGCCGCCGGGCTGCCGGTGCTGCAGCAGGCCAACCCCGGGTCGCTGGTGTCGGTGGAGCGGGTGCTGCGCCGCGACGGCACCGGCCTGCTCTACCGGTCGGCGGAGGACGTCCCCGAGGTGTTGGCCGGGGAGCTGGCGTCACGGCGGGGCGCCGCGGCGGCGCTGGCCGTCCGGGAGCAGCACACCTTCGACGCGCACGCCGACCGCCTGGTCGAGCTGTTCCACGCGGTCGCCCGCTGAGGCGGCTACTCCCCCGTGGCCCCGTCGATGGCCTCGCGGAGCAGGTCGGCGTGGCCGTTGTGCCGGGCGTACTCCTCGACCAGGTGCAGCAGGATCCAGCGCAGCGAGCACTCGTCGTCCCGGCGCCACGGCCGGTCCACCGTGTCCGGCGGGAGCCGGGCGACGACGGTGCCGACCGCGTCCGCCACCGCTCGCCAGGTCGCCCACGCCGCGTCGACGTCGTCCTGCGTGACGGTGGCCGGGTCGACGCGGAACTGTTCGTCGCGGTCCCGGACCACGTCGGGCCAGCTGTCGTACGGCAGCCCGCCGAAGCCGACCAGCCAGCCGGTCTCCACCGCGGCGAGGTGGCGGACCACGCCCAGCAGGGTCAGGTCGGAGGTCGGGACGGCGCGGGTGGCCAGCTGTTGCGGCGTGAGCCCCGCGCACTTCCAGGCCAGCGTCTGCCGCTGGTACTCCAGGAAGCCGGTGAGCAGCGTGCCCTCGTCCCCGGTCAGCGGGGCCTGGGTGCGGGTGTCCTCGGGCGTCACCGTCCACCTCCTCGTCCGGTGCTGCCCTGGCGGAGTCTGTCGCACCGGGCGCCGGCCGCCCTGCGACGGGCGGGGTCAGGCGGCGCGCAGGTGCTGCCACGCGCGGCGGGCCTCCGGCAGCGCGAGCGCGAGGGAGGCGACGGACGCCGCGGTCGCGCCCTGGCACCACGCGCACAGCGCCCGGTTGTCCCGCCACTCCTCGCGGGCCAGCGCCAGGTCGGTGACCACGTCGGCGGCGACCTTGGCGGTCATCAGCAGGGGCAGCACCGGCCGGTGGCGGGCGCGGTCCTGCCCGCCGGCGCCGGCCAGCCAGGCGGTGACCGCGTAGGTGAGCACCATGATCAGCCCGTCCGGGCTGGCGGCGCGCCGGTAGGCGTAGTCGGAGGCGTCCACGCGGTCGCTGTCGAACGGGCCGACCGGTGGGTCGGGCAGGTGCCGCAGGATCCCGGTCTGGTAGGCCCCGACGACCTGGCCGATGCCCGCACCGAGCAGCGACAGGCCCACGATCCAGCGGCGCCGCCGCAGGACGGGGTCCGAGGCGGTGCGCAGGTAGCGGGACAGCTGCGACGGGCTGGGGCTCGCGCCCCCGTAGCGCGGGTCGGTCACGGGCCTCTCCTCGGGACGTCGGTGCGCAGGCTGTGCCCGCGCACGACCGGCCCGAACCCGGCGACCCGGCGGCACCGGGACGCCGGCCCGGGGTCAGGGCGTGGACCGCTCGTCGTCGCGCGTCGTCGTGTGCCGCCGCCACCGGGTCGGGCGGGGCAGGCGGAGGCCCGGCAGGTGGGGGTGCGGCAGGTGGAGGTCCGGCAGGCGGGGGTGCGGCCGGTGCAGCGCCGCCCACGTGTGGGCGACCCGCTCGGCGACCCACGGCGGCAGGTGCACGTGCGGCAGGTGGGCGGGGTGCGGGTGCGGCACCCGCTGGGCGACCAGTGCCGCCGCCCGCGCCCGCAGCCCCGCCTGCTCGTGCTCCCGGACCGCGGCCCGGGCGGCCCGGTGGTCGCGCTCCCACCGGGCGGTGCTGCTGCGCGCCAGCCCGATGACCACGCCGGTCACGAGCGCGAAGCCGAGGACGCTGACGATCGCCCACCCCATGACGACCCACTCCCGTGCCGCCGCGGCAGCCCGGTCCACCCGGCGTCCATGGCGGTGTGACCAGGGTCCGCCACCGTGGGTCACGGGGCAAGGCCCCGACGGAGGAGCCGGGGTCAGAAGCGCAGCACGGCCTGCAGCGGCGGGGCGGCCAGCCGGCGGCCGGCGAGGTCGGCCAGCAGCCGCGGCCCGTCGTCGAACGGCAGGACGTCGGTGACCACGTGCCGGCGGATCTCCGCCCCCCGCGCCCGCAGCAGGTCGAGGGTGACCTGCGCCAGCGCCGTCCGCGGCCAGCTGCCGGCCATGCCGCGGGGCACCCGGCTGATCTGGGCGCAGACCACCGCCAGGCCGTTGTGGTGGAACTCCTCGCCGAGCCGCACCGCCTCGGCACCGGCCTGGTAGAAGCCCAGGTCGACGACGGTGCCCTGCGGGCGCAGCGCCTTGAGCGCGGTGGCCAGCGCGGTGTCGTGCCCCCGGCACTGCAGGACGACGTCGGCGCCGGCGTCCCCCGGCCCGTGCCGCCACCGCTCCTTGACCGCGCGCCAGGCCGTGCCGTCGTCCCGGAGGGTGGCCAGGCCCAGCACCTCGGCGA
This window of the Geodermatophilus sp. DSM 44513 genome carries:
- a CDS encoding DinB family protein, which encodes MTPEDTRTQAPLTGDEGTLLTGFLEYQRQTLAWKCAGLTPQQLATRAVPTSDLTLLGVVRHLAAVETGWLVGFGGLPYDSWPDVVRDRDEQFRVDPATVTQDDVDAAWATWRAVADAVGTVVARLPPDTVDRPWRRDDECSLRWILLHLVEEYARHNGHADLLREAIDGATGE
- a CDS encoding vitamin K epoxide reductase family protein; the encoded protein is MTDPRYGGASPSPSQLSRYLRTASDPVLRRRRWIVGLSLLGAGIGQVVGAYQTGILRHLPDPPVGPFDSDRVDASDYAYRRAASPDGLIMVLTYAVTAWLAGAGGQDRARHRPVLPLLMTAKVAADVVTDLALAREEWRDNRALCAWCQGATAASVASLALALPEARRAWQHLRAA